The proteins below are encoded in one region of Leptotrichia sp. oral taxon 218:
- a CDS encoding S1C family serine protease, translated as MKIKNILTASFLAATLASGTAMAKSEILSDKQVVQNTNVTGDMYRAQDAFAAVYDKAKDSIVNIRTKSTIVVQTYNPLEAFLFGTSGVRQERKETGSLGSGFIISSDGYIMTNNHVISGADEIYVKMSDGQEYLAKLVGTSPEVDIAILKVSTNKTFKPLKFANSDNIKIGHWAIAFGNPLGLNSSMTVGVIGASGRSSLGIEQVENFIQTDAAINQGNSGGPLLNINGDVIGVNTAIYSTNGGSVGLSFAIPSNLASNVRDSIIKSGKYERPYVGISVLDLTQEIKKQRNIPYSTGIIVQQVYPGSPASKYGLKAGDVILEIDGKTLTSAGAFIGEVAAKKTGETINLKVFSGGKEKNIAMKLEAFSYTNQQRNTQRR; from the coding sequence ATGAAAATTAAAAATATATTGACTGCATCATTTTTAGCCGCAACACTTGCAAGTGGGACAGCAATGGCAAAATCAGAAATTTTATCAGATAAACAAGTTGTTCAAAATACTAATGTAACTGGTGATATGTATAGAGCACAGGATGCATTTGCAGCTGTTTATGACAAAGCAAAAGATTCAATCGTAAATATTAGAACAAAATCTACAATTGTAGTACAGACTTATAATCCATTGGAAGCCTTTTTATTTGGAACTTCGGGAGTAAGACAAGAAAGAAAAGAAACTGGAAGTTTGGGATCTGGGTTTATTATTTCAAGCGATGGATATATTATGACAAATAACCATGTTATTAGTGGTGCCGATGAAATTTATGTAAAAATGTCAGATGGACAAGAATATTTGGCAAAATTGGTGGGAACTTCTCCAGAAGTCGACATTGCAATTTTAAAAGTTTCTACAAACAAAACATTTAAACCACTTAAATTTGCAAATTCAGACAATATAAAAATAGGACATTGGGCTATTGCATTTGGAAATCCTTTGGGATTAAATAGTTCGATGACAGTTGGAGTAATTGGTGCGTCTGGAAGAAGTTCGCTTGGAATTGAACAAGTTGAAAACTTTATTCAGACAGATGCTGCAATTAATCAAGGAAATAGTGGAGGACCGTTACTTAACATTAATGGAGATGTAATTGGAGTAAATACTGCAATTTATTCAACAAATGGAGGAAGTGTTGGACTTAGTTTTGCAATTCCATCAAATCTTGCATCAAATGTAAGAGATTCAATTATAAAATCTGGAAAATATGAAAGACCTTATGTCGGAATTTCTGTACTAGATTTGACACAAGAAATTAAAAAACAGAGAAATATCCCATATTCAACAGGAATAATAGTTCAACAAGTTTATCCAGGTTCTCCAGCTTCAAAATATGGATTAAAAGCAGGAGATGTCATTCTTGAAATAGATGGAAAAACTTTAACTTCTGCGGGAGCATTTATAGGGGAAGTGGCAGCTAAGAAAACAGGAGAAACTATAAACTTAAAAGTTTTCTCAGGTGGAAAAGAAAAAAATATAGCAATGAAATTAGAAGCATTTAGCTATACAAATCAACAGAGAAATACTCAAAGAAGATAA
- a CDS encoding ROK family protein, which yields MNYYVGIDLGGTNTKLGLVDENGNIIFTTIVKTDSIEGFSQTVQRLSKILMAQIENSNIKFNDVKSVGIGVPGPVLNNRIVKFWANFPWENGVDLALEFEKNLGIPVKADNDVNVITLGEMWQGAGQGYKNVLGIAIGTGIGGGIIVDGKLVSGLNGAGGEVGHIKIEHDGKLCGCGQKGCWEAYASATGIIREAQSRLLINKRNLLYEMTKGRDLEAKDVFDAAKQGDKFALDIVNYEAEKLALGIGNLLNILDPEIVVIGGGVALSGDFLFDKVKEKIKEVAFPSTLESLKIVTAKLGNDAGILGAAYLGMQK from the coding sequence ATGAACTACTATGTTGGAATAGATTTAGGTGGAACAAATACAAAATTAGGTTTAGTTGATGAAAATGGAAATATCATCTTTACAACAATTGTAAAAACAGATTCAATTGAAGGTTTTTCACAAACAGTGCAAAGACTCTCAAAAATATTAATGGCGCAAATTGAAAATAGTAACATCAAATTTAACGATGTAAAATCAGTCGGAATTGGTGTTCCAGGGCCTGTTTTAAACAACAGAATTGTAAAATTCTGGGCAAACTTTCCTTGGGAAAACGGTGTAGATTTGGCACTTGAATTTGAAAAAAATCTTGGAATTCCAGTAAAAGCTGACAACGATGTAAATGTCATAACATTGGGAGAAATGTGGCAAGGTGCTGGACAAGGATACAAAAATGTTTTAGGAATTGCAATTGGAACTGGTATTGGTGGTGGAATCATTGTTGATGGAAAACTTGTAAGCGGATTAAATGGTGCTGGTGGAGAAGTTGGACACATAAAAATCGAACATGATGGAAAACTTTGCGGATGCGGTCAAAAAGGTTGTTGGGAAGCATACGCTTCGGCTACTGGAATAATTCGTGAAGCTCAAAGCCGTCTTTTGATAAACAAACGGAATTTACTGTATGAAATGACAAAAGGTCGAGATTTGGAAGCAAAAGATGTATTTGATGCCGCAAAACAAGGCGACAAATTTGCTCTTGACATCGTTAACTATGAAGCTGAAAAATTAGCACTTGGAATTGGTAATTTGTTAAATATTTTAGATCCTGAAATTGTTGTAATCGGTGGTGGAGTTGCACTTAGTGGAGATTTCTTATTCGACAAAGTTAAAGAAAAAATAAAAGAAGTGGCTTTCCCTTCAACTCTTGAATCATTAAAAATTGTTACAGCAAAACTTGGAAATGACGCTGGAATTTTAGGTGCTGCATATTTAGGAATGCAAAAATAA
- a CDS encoding PepSY domain-containing protein: protein MKRFLILVIIFLSVFSLNFSKPSIFNKKELAPIKAKEIVLSKVPGATYANVLEFDKQNDFYQGEIKYRNMTYNFKINSYNGKIIEWTENEIKIN from the coding sequence ATGAAAAGATTTTTAATTTTAGTTATAATATTTTTATCTGTTTTTTCATTAAATTTTTCAAAACCAAGTATTTTTAATAAAAAGGAACTCGCACCGATAAAAGCAAAAGAAATAGTGCTCTCAAAAGTTCCAGGTGCAACATATGCAAATGTTTTGGAATTTGACAAGCAAAATGATTTTTATCAAGGTGAGATAAAATATCGAAATATGACTTATAATTTTAAAATTAATTCTTACAATGGGAAAATTATTGAATGGACAGAAAATGAGATAAAAATAAATTAA
- a CDS encoding UTRA domain-containing protein — MQRKYKEVYLDIKEKIIDGTFKSGEYLKSEMELAKSYSYSKDTIRKALSMLELDGYIQKIKGKNSRVLEYGRFKNSLSNLQTSKELNKIEKIDIKTNLLSLYVIQGEKEIMEIFGVDEKVDFYKVVRSRILDGEALEYEVAYFDRRIVRFLNKEIIQDSIYSYLENELHLKISHSRREIKFRNATCCEKKYMDLGKCNMVVAIENYAYLSNGTLFQYGITSYKPDKFVFSTVAKR; from the coding sequence TTGCAAAGAAAATATAAAGAAGTTTATTTGGATATAAAAGAAAAAATTATAGATGGAACTTTTAAATCAGGAGAATATTTAAAAAGTGAAATGGAACTTGCAAAAAGTTATTCGTATTCTAAAGATACGATAAGAAAAGCACTTTCAATGCTTGAATTAGACGGCTACATTCAAAAAATAAAAGGGAAAAATTCTCGTGTTTTAGAATATGGACGATTTAAAAATAGTTTGTCAAATTTGCAAACTTCAAAAGAATTAAATAAAATTGAAAAAATTGACATAAAAACAAATCTTTTAAGTCTTTATGTCATACAAGGTGAAAAAGAAATTATGGAAATTTTTGGAGTGGATGAAAAAGTTGATTTTTATAAGGTTGTAAGAAGCAGAATTTTGGACGGAGAAGCACTTGAATATGAAGTCGCATATTTTGACAGAAGAATTGTGAGATTTTTGAATAAAGAAATTATTCAAGATTCAATTTACAGTTATTTGGAAAATGAACTGCATCTAAAAATTTCACATTCCAGAAGAGAGATAAAATTTCGCAATGCAACTTGCTGTGAGAAAAAATATATGGATTTAGGAAAATGTAATATGGTTGTTGCGATAGAAAATTATGCATATCTTTCAAACGGAACATTATTTCAATATGGAATAACTTCTTACAAACCTGATAAATTCGTGTTTTCAACAGTAGCGAAAAGATAA
- a CDS encoding YggT family protein, which translates to MNFFLIADIISVLLDIYETIIVLNVLGSWIDPFSNSAFFRIIKKISDPYLKIFRVNVPIGGRTFDFSAIIGLMVLEFVRSLLGMSF; encoded by the coding sequence TTGAATTTTTTTCTAATTGCTGATATAATTAGCGTGTTGTTAGATATTTATGAAACCATTATTGTTTTAAATGTTTTGGGATCTTGGATTGACCCTTTTAGTAATTCAGCTTTTTTTAGAATAATTAAAAAAATTTCTGATCCGTATCTTAAAATATTTAGAGTAAATGTTCCAATTGGAGGAAGAACTTTTGATTTTTCAGCCATTATTGGACTGATGGTTTTAGAATTTGTAAGAAGTCTTTTGGGGATGTCTTTTTAA
- the pgsA gene encoding CDP-diacylglycerol--glycerol-3-phosphate 3-phosphatidyltransferase, translating into MNLPNKLATLRIVLVIPFVIILTLALKSEKSGIEITMRILATIIFAAASITDYYDGKIARKYNLITNLGKLLDPLADKILVISALVTLTKFDEISLWFVLIIIFRELLITGLRSIVAAEGIVIAAGNLGKWKTFIQMVVLVVIILFPLNFKINNILLLIPVILTVISGGEYLLKCKKILDK; encoded by the coding sequence ATGAATTTACCTAATAAATTGGCAACATTAAGAATAGTTTTAGTTATTCCTTTTGTTATAATTTTGACATTGGCATTAAAATCTGAAAAATCAGGGATTGAAATAACTATGAGAATTTTGGCGACAATTATTTTCGCAGCGGCTTCGATTACGGACTATTACGATGGGAAAATTGCTAGAAAATATAACTTGATCACAAATTTGGGAAAACTTTTGGATCCACTTGCCGATAAAATTCTTGTAATTTCAGCTTTAGTAACACTTACAAAATTTGATGAAATAAGCCTTTGGTTTGTGCTTATAATTATTTTTAGAGAACTTTTGATAACAGGACTTCGTTCGATTGTAGCAGCAGAAGGTATTGTAATTGCAGCGGGAAATTTAGGAAAATGGAAGACATTTATTCAAATGGTTGTTTTAGTGGTTATAATTTTATTTCCATTAAATTTTAAAATAAATAATATTTTACTTTTGATTCCTGTTATTTTGACAGTTATTTCAGGAGGAGAATATCTTTTAAAATGTAAGAAAATTTTAGACAAGTAA